The Altererythrobacter sp. CAU 1644 genome has a window encoding:
- a CDS encoding MarR family winged helix-turn-helix transcriptional regulator, with protein MTARGNTNGRGRLADFLPYQLSVTSNAVSSLIAQRYRARFGLKITEWRVMAILGDAGEATQRELTEATLMDKVAVNRACKMLEERGLVARQPNSADGRSHHLVLTGEGRAIHGEIMPLALEIEREIFSALEPDEREKFRAMLRRIFDQAENTEPASRG; from the coding sequence ATGACTGCCCGGGGAAACACCAATGGACGCGGCCGATTGGCCGATTTTCTGCCCTACCAGCTATCGGTGACATCGAACGCGGTCAGCAGCCTGATTGCCCAGCGCTACCGCGCGCGATTCGGTCTCAAGATCACCGAATGGCGGGTCATGGCGATCCTGGGCGATGCGGGCGAGGCGACCCAGCGCGAGCTGACCGAGGCGACGCTGATGGACAAGGTCGCGGTCAACCGAGCGTGCAAGATGCTCGAGGAGCGCGGCCTGGTGGCCCGTCAGCCCAACAGCGCGGACGGTCGCTCGCACCATCTCGTGCTGACCGGCGAGGGCAGGGCGATCCACGGCGAGATCATGCCGCTGGCGCTCGAGATCGAACGCGAGATCTTCTCGGCGCTCGAACCTGACGAGCGCGAGAAGTTCCGCGCGATGCTGCGCCGCATTTTCGACCAGGCCGAGAATACGGAACCCGCCTCGCGCGGCTAG